GTTCTATGATCTTGGATAGGGCTAGCCTGTGAGTATGAATGTTTTCAAACGGATAACCTGACCGATAGACGATAAACTGTTTTTTGACCTCAGCAATAGGCAATAATTTACTTTTGATTTGATTGCCGGTCAGCTGTTCTTTGGTTATTGCCGCTTTAAGTTGTTTTTCTTCGGTTTCCATTTCATTAATTTTGGTATTGATAAGTTCTCGTTCCTTGCTCAGGAACTGGCTGGAAAGCAAGGTATCCAGATATTTGTCCTTCTTGATTTTCAACTGACTGAACAGGCTTTCCAGATGGCGCAAGGATTTATCGTGTTCGGCGATCTGCGTCATGATCTGTTCATTGTGTTTGAGCAATTTGTTTTCTATATATCTGAAATTCTTTTCCTCTGATAGAGAAAGGATAATTTCCGTTACTCTGGCTTCCAGCCTGTTAAGGCTGAAATACGACTGGGGGCAAGTTTTGCCGTTATCCTTTGAGCCTGTACAACGGTAATAGAAAAACTTTTTCTTGTGCCTGTTCACGGTGTGGCTGGGGGCTAGGGGGGAGCCACACCGTGAACAGAATACCTTTTTAGCTAGAATGGCGTTTGTAGTGTTCTTGGCTTTGGTGTAGGTCTTTGATTTAAAAATTTGCTGAACCTTTTCAAACGTAGTTGGTGTAATAATGGGTTGATGAATACCATTGTAGACATGCCCGCCCCAGGTAATTTTTCCGATATAGGCTTCCTGTTGAAGCATTTTCTGGATTTGTCGTTCATCCCAGCGTTTCCCGTTTCTGTATGGAAAGCCGTTTTCATTCAGATAGTGCATAACTGCCACTGTTGAACGGGTTTCCAGAAACTTCTGAAAGATGGTTTCTACTATTTGTTTTTCTTTGGGGTACGGAACCAGTTCTTTTTCTACAATTGAATAGCCATATAATCTGCGTCCGCCGTTAAAGTGCCCCATGCTGGCCCTGTGCCCCATGACATCCGCTATACGTTCGGAAGTTTGTTCCCGTTCCAGTTGGGCAAAGACCAGAGCCACCCGTAGCATGGCTTTGCCCATAGCGGTTGTGGTATCAAAACTTTCCTTCAGGGAAATGAATTCAATTTCCTTTTCCTGTAGTAGCTTCATGAACTGCTCAAAGTCCAGCAAAGACCGGCTGAGCCGGTCCAGCTTCTTGACTACTACTGCGTTAATTTTCTTTTGCTCTACATCTTTAATCAGTTTCTGATATTCCGGTCGGTTGGTATTGCCGCCAGACTTACCACGTTCAATATAGATATTATGTATCTGATAATTGCGGTAATCGCAAAACTTCTTTAATTCACTTTCCTGCTCTTCCAGCGAATCGCCTTCATTGGCCTGCCGTTCTGTGGAAACACGGATATATAATGATACTTTAAACCCCTCCGCCTGCGGCACCTCCCCTTGATAAGGGGAGGAAACCTGTTTATTGTTTTTACTTTTACTCACTTTAAATACACCGCCTTATACGCATTTTCCCAACAGCCGCCGCACTTGAGCGGCTTCCACTTGATGTTTTTGAACTCCGGTAACGCAGTATCGATACAAAAGATAACTACGGGTAAATGCTCGGCTAAAGCCTTGCGGATAGTGAAAAGCGTGCCTCGACTTTCGCCGTAGAGAAAGGCAACTATGCCGGATACAGCTTCTATAAGCCGCAGATTGCGCTGTAGCAAACCTGTGCGCACAATGGCATATTCTTCCTTGCCCTGTAACCCGCCCCATATAATAGAACCGCCATACTCCTTGAACTGGCGAGTAAGGGCACGGACTTTGACGGGGAAACCTTCGTAAGTACTCCACGGGCTGTATAGCGTGCCTTTGTCGGCTTCGCCGACATGCACCAGATAGGCCAGACAATATTCGTCTGTGCCAACGGCTCCACCGCTGGCTATGTGGAACTTGCGTTTAAGCAGGTCTTCCACTACTGCGCCTACCTGCTCAGCGTTGCCAACAGGCAAGCTCCTTGAACCTATGACCCCCACTACGCCCTTTGGGCTTCGCGGGGCAAGCCCTATTTGCTTTTTTTCTTCCATAATGTGCCTCCTTTTGTCTCAGCTTTGGCTGAAACTGTTTCGATGGGGTACGAAAAAACCAGAAAAAAAGAAGGATGTCAAAGAATTATTTTGAAAAGTTGTTTTACGGGGACTAGACCACAGAATAGATTATATTAAATACATATAAAAATTTGATAACCCTACAAAATGGTAAGCTTTAAATTTCTTAAATAAGCTTGCCATATAAAAATAATCAGCAAAACTATCAATAAAGATTAAAAAATATCAGTTAAACCTCAACTTGACCAAATGCTAAAATTTACTCATTATATAAAAGGTTTATTAAATTATAAATAATATTTAACTAGTAAAGTTATACTAATAAAAGTATGCAAACAAAAATTAATCTTATATGAATATTGCTAAAAATATTAAAATATTAAGAAAAGAAAAAAAAATGTCGCAAGAAAAACTCTCGAGATTGGCGGATATTTCATTTCCATCATTAACTAAAATCGAATCTGGAACAACGGAAAATCCAACTGTTAAAACCTTGAAGAAAATAGCCGATGTTTTAGAAGTAACAGTAGATTATTTAATACAAGAGAATGCTTAAATGACAAACAGTAAGTTATCATTTTCAGGTCATGAAACTTTTAGTTGTAGGCAACACTGGCTAAAAAAAGGCTATGATTTCTTGATAAACGGAGGAAAATTTTCTAATGAAGATGCCGTAGTCAAGTTAGGCGTTGGGAAAAACATGGTTTTAGCAATGAAATATTGGCTCCAAGCATTTTACGTGTTAGATGATAAAGGTGAAATTTCTGAATATGCGAATTATTTTTTTGGCAAGAAAGGGAGAGATCCATATTTAGAAGATATTTTTACGATATGGTTACTTCATTATTTAATAATTACTAATAATAGTGCTTCCCTTTATAATATTTTCTTTAAAGAATTTGTAAGTCAGAAAAATGAATTCACAAAATCTGATATTGTTAGTTTTACCGATTTATATTGCTCGAAAATGGATTATGTCGTTAATAGTAATAGCTTGATTAGGGATGTAGATGTGTTTATCCAAAATTATGTAAACCCTGAAAATGACATTAATAAATTAGATGACATATACAGCAACATCCTTGCCGATTTAAATTTAATTACAGTAGTTGAGAGTAGACATGGGAAGGAATCAATATATAGAGTCGTGAGAACGGAGCGTCGTGATATCCCTGACGAATTTATTCTGTTTGCAATTTGCGATAAGTTCAACAAAGTCTCAATAGAATTTAAAGAACTGTATGATTTTCTTGGTGATTTATTATTGATTACGCATGATGGCTTGTTAAATAAAATTAATTCATTGGCTGACAAATATTCGTTCGTTTCATTTGAGGAGCATGCTGGAATCCGGAATCTTCATCTTAAAAGTATAGTCAATAAGTTTAAGGCCTTAGAT
This portion of the Candidatus Margulisiibacteriota bacterium genome encodes:
- a CDS encoding recombinase family protein, producing the protein MSKSKNNKQVSSPYQGEVPQAEGFKVSLYIRVSTERQANEGDSLEEQESELKKFCDYRNYQIHNIYIERGKSGGNTNRPEYQKLIKDVEQKKINAVVVKKLDRLSRSLLDFEQFMKLLQEKEIEFISLKESFDTTTAMGKAMLRVALVFAQLEREQTSERIADVMGHRASMGHFNGGRRLYGYSIVEKELVPYPKEKQIVETIFQKFLETRSTVAVMHYLNENGFPYRNGKRWDERQIQKMLQQEAYIGKITWGGHVYNGIHQPIITPTTFEKVQQIFKSKTYTKAKNTTNAILAKKVFCSRCGSPLAPSHTVNRHKKKFFYYRCTGSKDNGKTCPQSYFSLNRLEARVTEIILSLSEEKNFRYIENKLLKHNEQIMTQIAEHDKSLRHLESLFSQLKIKKDKYLDTLLSSQFLSKERELINTKINEMETEEKQLKAAITKEQLTGNQIKSKLLPIAEVKKQFIVYRSGYPFENIHTHRLALSKIIEQIRCSKDTLEFQFTMLPDNEIFPFGNLRAGI
- a CDS encoding DNA-processing protein DprA → MEEKKQIGLAPRSPKGVVGVIGSRSLPVGNAEQVGAVVEDLLKRKFHIASGGAVGTDEYCLAYLVHVGEADKGTLYSPWSTYEGFPVKVRALTRQFKEYGGSIIWGGLQGKEEYAIVRTGLLQRNLRLIEAVSGIVAFLYGESRGTLFTIRKALAEHLPVVIFCIDTALPEFKNIKWKPLKCGGCWENAYKAVYLK
- a CDS encoding helix-turn-helix transcriptional regulator codes for the protein MNIAKNIKILRKEKKMSQEKLSRLADISFPSLTKIESGTTENPTVKTLKKIADVLEVTVDYLIQENA
- a CDS encoding DUF4007 family protein, with translation MTNSKLSFSGHETFSCRQHWLKKGYDFLINGGKFSNEDAVVKLGVGKNMVLAMKYWLQAFYVLDDKGEISEYANYFFGKKGRDPYLEDIFTIWLLHYLIITNNSASLYNIFFKEFVSQKNEFTKSDIVSFTDLYCSKMDYVVNSNSLIRDVDVFIQNYVNPENDINKLDDIYSNILADLNLITVVESRHGKESIYRVVRTERRDIPDEFILFAICDKFNKVSIEFKELYDFLGDLLLITHDGLLNKINSLADKYSFVSFEEHAGIRNLHLKSIVNKFKALDIYYDK